A region of Huiozyma naganishii CBS 8797 chromosome 12, complete genome DNA encodes the following proteins:
- the TIM22 gene encoding translocation channel protein TIM22 (similar to Saccharomyces cerevisiae TIM22 (YDL217C); ancestral locus Anc_2.65), with product MVYRGFGLEHLAPPEHKNKPFSELTPDQQGERGAEMMVNFMTSCPGKAAISGVTGFALGGVFGLFMASMAYDTPLHVPTPSGGNLSAVQKMADLPMRQQIKIQFADMGKRSYSSAKNFGYIGMIYAGVECVVESTRAKNDLYNGITAGCITGGGLAYKSGPQAALVGCLGFAAFSAAIDAYMKSEDGRPPINDFNE from the coding sequence ATGGTGTACCGTGGGTTTGGACTGGAGCATCTGGCTCCCCCAGAGCATAAGAATAAGCCATTTAGCGAACTGACGCCGGACCAGCAAGGTGAACGTGGTGCAGAGATGATGGTCAACTTCATGACCTCGTGCCCTGGTAAAGCTGCGATCAGCGGTGTGACCGGGTTTGCACTTGGCGGGGTATTTGGTCTTTTCATGGCCTCCATGGCTTACGATACGCCGCTGCATGTCCCCACGCCAAGTGGAGGAAATCTAAGTGCCGTTCAAAAGATGGCCGATTTACCCATGCGACAGCAGATCAAAATACAGTTTGCAGATATGGGTAAAAGGTCTTACTCGAGTGCCAAGAATTTCGGGTACATTGGTATGATATATGCAGGTGTTGAGTGTGTGGTAGAGTCCACAAGGGCAAAGAACGACTTGTACAATGGTATCACTGCTGGTTGTATCACGGGCGGAGGTCTCGCTTACAAGAGTGGCCCGCAGGCCGCACTTGTTGGGTGTCTCGGGTTTGCAGCGTTTTCTGCTGCGATTGATGCATATATGAAGAGTGAAGATGGGAGACCCCCAATCAATGACTTTAACGAATAG
- the KNAG0L02320 gene encoding uncharacterized protein, translating into MRAGFLFVLLGALTLIGSLPVEETGVTSTDPVAKLPPGDEEHYDSSVGSALLRIFNRRAGGGRSGGGGASSGAKGGSSGSSGSSSGTKGGSSGSGSGEGSNGAPPAYSPKDPNAPPAYSPKDPNSGNSGNTGNTGNTGNTGNTGNSGNTGNSNSGSNVGAGAIGAGAIGAGAAAGLASSHSGSNGTSYTNSTSDTESSSPGSSSSTSSATSSSSATSSSSSTTASRENAGLRNQIGHGHILGGVGIVCMFL; encoded by the coding sequence ATGAGGGCTGGTTTTTTGTTCGTTCTACTTGGTGCTTTAACGTTAATCGGCTCTTTGCCCGTTGAGGAAACAGGAGTGACTTCCACAGACCCTGTGGCAAAGCTACCCCCTGGTGACGAGGAACATTACGACTCTTCAGTTGGAAGTGCTCTGCTAAGAATATTCAACAGGAGagctggtggtggtaggtctggtggtggtggtgcctCATCAGGTGCAAAGGGTGGTTCCAGTGGCTCCTcgggttcttcttcaggAACAAAAGGTGGTTCGTCTGGGAGCGGAAGTGGCGAAGGTTCCAATGGGGCCCCACCGGCTTATTCTCCAAAGGACCCAAATGCACCCCCAGCATACTCTCCTAAAGACCCTAACAGTGGGAACTCGGGTAATACAGGTAACACAGGTAACACAGGTAACACAGGTAACACAGGTAACTCGGGCAATACAGGTAACTCAAACAGTGGTAGTAAcgttggtgctggtgcgATCGGTGCTGGTGCTATTGGCGCTGGTGCTGCAGCTGGTCTCGCGAGCAGTCATAGTGGATCCAATGGTACATCTTACACGAATTCTACATCCGATACAGAATCTAGCAGTCCAGGGAGCTCTTCAAGCACCTCTTCTGCCACGTCCAGCTCTTCTGCTACGTCCAGCTCTTCATCCACTACCGCTTCACGTGAGAACGCTGGTCTAAGAAACCAGATTGGTCATGGACACATTTTGGGTGGTGTCGGCATTGTCTGCATGTTCCTATGA
- the KNAG0L02330 gene encoding uncharacterized protein (similar to Saccharomyces cerevisiae YDL218W; ancestral locus Anc_2.61), whose translation MDTQAPPQVYDKQQRTSSTTPTRFNTGGNAASHVGFFILRFLQFCSAVLVMSLLAYSLNSYNFFGSKRANFCLSVGVIGTFYIMCVIVLVWLMPKVVLVGPYLIMEIVICLLWLCGFIVSAKVFGSHSCSSNGFSYDPFVGRITDHSHKRACQAAKSSIAFSGFSFVLGVITSILLGVYVLKPITEAYGNGGLWKTGSSMGTRLHRSSGLELNNPPNGESGYAGDSYGTTGTAVAPAQDDLEANNRVYNRDQRTVSTNSTNNDGSYHHEKVVHASGRVSGDTAVSNGVPAATTTANTATNNEFGY comes from the coding sequence ATGGATACTCAAGCACCACCCCAAGTTTACGACAAGCAGCAGAGGACGAGTTCAACCACTCCCACAAGGTTTAACACCGGCGGTAATGCTGCCTCCCACGTTGGATTCTTCATCCTACGTTTCTTGCAGTTTTGCAGTGCCGTTCTAGTCATGTCGCTTTTGGCATACAGTTTGAACAGCTACAACTTCTTTGGTTCCAAGAGGGCCAATTTCTGCCTTTCTGTCGGGGTCATTGGTACTTTCTACATTATGTGCGTGATCGTGCTTGTGTGGCTCATGCCAAAGGTCGTTCTGGTGGGCCCATATCTGATTATGGAGATCGTTATATGCCTGCTATGGCTCTGTGGGTTCATCGTCAGTGCAAAAGTGTTCGGTTCGCATTCGTGTTCTTCTAATGGGTTTTCGTACGACCCTTTTGTCGGGAGAATCACAGACCACTCACACAAGCGGGCATGTCAGGCTGCCAAATCGTCGATCGCCTTCTCCGGGTTCTCCTTCGTCCTGGGTGTCATTACAAGCATTCTACTTGGTGTCTACGTGCTGAAGCCCATCACTGAGGCTTACGGGAACGGTGGTCTTTGGAAGACCGGTTCCTCCATGGGGACAAGACTCCACCGTTCTTCTGGTTTGGAGTTGAATAACCCACCAAACGGCGAGTCCGGTTATGCTGGAGACTCGTACGGCACAACGGGTACTGCCGTGGCGCCTGCACAAGACGACCTGGAGGCAAACAACAGGGTCTACAACAGAGACCAGCGCACCGTGTCCACCAACTCTACAAACAACGACGGTTCTTACCACCACGAAAAAGTGGTACACGCCTCGGGAAGAGTCAGTGGTGACACCGCCGTTTCCAATGGTGTCCCAGCTgctaccaccaccgccaacACAGCCACTAATAACGAGTTCGGGTATTGA
- the DTD1 gene encoding D-tyrosyl-tRNA(Tyr) deacylase (similar to Saccharomyces cerevisiae DTD1 (YDL219W); ancestral locus Anc_2.59) yields MKVVLQKVSQASVTVDSKVISSIRKGYMLLVGISTEDDKNDINKLSNKVLNLRIFEDEQDNLWKKNIKEVNGEILSISQFTLLARTKKGTKPDFHMAQKGHIAKELYADFLSELRAGLTPESVQDGEFGAMMSCQLCNEGPITIILDSKQ; encoded by the coding sequence ATGAAAGTTGTTTTGCAGAAAGTAAGCCAGGCTTCCGTTACAGTGGATAGTAAAGTCATCTCCAGCATCCGGAAGGGGTACATGCTGCTGGTAGGTATATCCACCGAAGACGACAAAAATGACATTAACAAGCTATCCAATAAAGTGTTAAACTTGAGAATCTTTGAAGACGAGCAAGACAACCTATGGAAGAAAAACATCAAAGAGGTAAACGGTGAAATCTTATCGATCTCACAGTTCACACTGTTGGCAAGGACAAAAAAGGGCACTAAGCCGGATTTCCATATGGCACAGAAGGGCCACATTGCCAAGGAGTTGTACGCTGATTTCCTCTCGGAATTAAGGGCCGGATTGACCCCCGAGAGTGTCCAAGATGGAGAATTCGGTGCCATGATGAGTTGCCAACTGTGCAACGAGGGGCCAATCACAATCATACTGGACAGCAAGCAATAA
- the CDC13 gene encoding telomere-binding protein CDC13 (similar to Saccharomyces cerevisiae CDC13 (YDL220C); ancestral locus Anc_2.56) produces MTYTQIQSLNQFSKYADEHPVSVRITGCLTHVEELSSGFLLSLTRFEPGKEDFKVKVHYGDSSDKRAANLVISLLAQLLNVSRADLQTPNLAHKRLFFVTCFAVYISSNNSFTLFLDDIKTHDLAVAVVESDVDNNFMEVFQNMVTQSEDPVSDFHVQSLPEYQKNKPFNTLIQNLMKDNRGGKHLLFTRRPTIDSVDEFNSQAYSTQPLSSVSVEDPSRIETSTQVLPVKKKQKVISGAVLEDDSNTGRPEPNRGHYKINCQLLERIRLSRKEERISVIDDAGSIITIFVPESLIGQIAKRMVVTVMEQTDFLPFSNAQMIVLEAVDITTPRQRGTKQVELTVERSFYSGNRDRDASKDPTIFFKDLKVPDGPEQSVFFCIVGLLVSCTFETRKYTSMVLTDFTECTHQNTKYLFDRYLLEPRNMLTQFHGGIRLNMFSEHFDLLDRQVRAVYGQSIKHLCTSGTENISSRGIIVKICVEGNMYKKSFLNAIGRQSVLMKPDALKSTRVSYMDKQVLLHIYREALSRIDIWTLLPYLDQFQKCFPYVADPTALNGKNVVLNTNGLEDSIKELDLYGGDEESDMSLRIPDMSAPASYDFSFDQEMVNCDAMSTTDWIQLLHQRPVHSGGVQQLQGKLYSATFILESIQYHNTANVLELTVLRDRDIGTLQSLHGDVPSVDPRLLVRLMLRTNTELDTFFSNYRHMTRGDTVEEYRAKLVGKKYKISFQVLGTHGHQVAPVELSLAAMMSSLAP; encoded by the coding sequence ATGACGTACACACAGATACAGTCTTTGAACCAGTTTAGCAAATATGCGGATGAACATCCCGTTTCCGTTAGAATTACAGGGTGTTTGACTCATGTAGAGGAGCTGAGTAGTGGGTTTTTATTGAGTCTGACACGGTTTGAACCAGGTAAAGAAGATTTCAAGGTCAAAGTACACTACGGAGATAGTTCTGATAAGCGGGCTGCTAATCTTGTGATAAGCCTGCTTGCTCAGTTGCTGAACGTCTCGAGGGCGGATCTGCAGACGCCAAACTTGGCACACAAGAGACTGTTCTTCGTTACGTGTTTTGCTGTTTACATatccagcaacaacagttTTACTCTGTTCCTAGACGATATAAAGACGCATGATCTAGCAGTTGCTGTAGTGGAAAGTGACGTTGACAACAATTTCATGGAAGTGTTTCAAAATATGGTGACACAAAGCGAGGATCCTGTTTCCGATTTCCATGTTCAAAGTTTGCCCGaataccaaaaaaataaaccatTCAATACACTCATTCAAAATTTGATGAAAGATAACCGTGGGGGGAAACACCTTTTGTTCACGAGACGCCCGACAATCGATTCTGTGGATGAGTTTAACTCCCAGGCGTACTCTACACAACCTTTAAGCAGTGTTTCTGTGGAGGATCCCTCCCGTATAGAAACCTCTACTCAGGTGCTGCccgtgaagaagaaacagaaagtgATTAGTGGTGCGGTACTCGAGGATGACAGTAACACTGGACGGCCCGAACCCAACAGGGGGCATTACAAGATCAATTGTCAGCTGCTTGAGCGCATACGCCTCAGCCGCAAAGAGGAGAGAATCTCTGTGATTGACGATGCGGGCAGTATTATCACGATTTTCGTGCCTGAGTCTCTGATTGGACAAATTGCGAAACGGATGGTTGTCACTGTGATGGAGCAAACTGATTTTTTGCCCTTCTCCAACGCACAAATGATTGTACTTGAAGCAGTGGATATAACTACCCCGCGGCAACGAGGCACGAAGCAGGTGGAACTTACCGTGGAAAGATCCTTCTATTCTGGGAACAGAGACCGGGATGCTTCCAAGGACCCGACGATTTTtttcaaggacttgaaAGTACCAGATGGACCAGAGCAGTCTGTGTTTTTCTGTATTGTTGGGTTACTTGTTTCATGTACTTTTGAGACCCGTAAGTACACGTCGATGGTTCTAACGGATTTTACAGAGTGTACCCACCAAAACACGAAGTACCTGTTTGACAGGTACCTCCTTGAGCCGAGAAACATGTTGACACAATTCCATGGTGGTATCCGGTTAAACATGTTCTCAGAACATTTTGATTTACTCGATAGACAGGTCCGGGCCGTGTACGGACAATCGATTAAACATCTGTGTACTTCTGGGACAGAGAATATCAGTTCTCGAGGGATCATTGTCAAGATCTGCGTTGAGGGGAACATGTACAAGAAGTCCTTTCTGAATGCAATTGGGAGACAATCGGTACTGATGAAACCGGATGCGTTGAAGAGTACACGCGTATCATACATGGACAAACAGGTGCTATTGCATATCTACCGGGAGGCACTTTCACGAATTGACATATGGACTCTTTTGCCCTATCTGGACCAATTCCAAAAATGTTTCCCCTACGTGGCAGACCCGACGGCCTTAAATGGTAAGAACGTTGTGTTGAACACGAATGGATTAGAGGACTCAATCAAGGAATTGGACTTGTACGGTGGTGACGAGGAATCCGATATGAGTTTGAGGATCCCCGATATGAGTGCCCCCGCCTCCTACGATTTTTCCTTTGATCAAGAGATGGTAAACTGTGACGCCATGTCCACAACCGATTGGATCCAATTACTCCACCAAAGACCTGTGCACAGTGGGGGTGTACAACAACTCCAGGGTAAATTGTACTCTGCTACATTTATCTTGGAAAGTATCCAGTACCACAATACAGCCAATGTACTGGAACTCACAGTATTAAGAGACAGAGATATAGGAACTTTACAATCCCTCCACGGTGATGTACCGTCAGTAGACCCAAGACTACTTGTCAGATTGATGTTACGGACCAACACCGAGTTGGACACTTTCTTCTCAAACTACCGCCACATGACGCGCGGGGACACAGTAGAGGAGTACAGGGCCAAACTTGTCGGCAAGAAGTACAAGATCAGCTTCCAAGTGTTGGGCACCCACGGACACCAAGTGGCCCCAGTCGAGCTGAGTCTTGCCGCCATGATGTCGTCACTGGCGCCATAG